One genomic segment of Pedobacter endophyticus includes these proteins:
- a CDS encoding TraG/VirB4 family ATPase: MSRLIYMGFKLLEPYEGKLSRTVLRGESGSNPADLPDKAIASPLMANYILYLYKTMRKFWGEPIVVTQELGDILGNAVIKDSILASSDTICLLDQSKFRGNYEQVAKLLALNEVEQRKIFTINGLDNKAGRGKFKEVYIKRGNIGEVYGVEVSLFQYLTFTTEKPEKTAVESYVARFGSYSAGLEAFVSDLRSSRLGLADFIMQVNAE; encoded by the coding sequence ATGAGCCGGCTCATATATATGGGCTTTAAGTTGCTTGAGCCGTATGAGGGGAAACTCTCACGTACGGTTCTTAGGGGGGAAAGCGGGAGTAATCCCGCCGACCTACCCGATAAGGCAATCGCCTCTCCGCTGATGGCTAACTACATTTTATACCTTTATAAGACCATGAGGAAATTCTGGGGCGAACCAATAGTGGTCACCCAGGAACTTGGAGACATTTTAGGAAATGCGGTTATCAAGGATTCCATTCTGGCCAGTTCAGATACTATCTGTTTACTCGACCAATCCAAGTTTCGGGGGAATTACGAGCAGGTGGCAAAGCTCCTTGCCCTAAATGAGGTCGAGCAGCGAAAGATATTTACAATCAATGGCCTTGATAATAAAGCGGGCAGGGGGAAATTTAAGGAGGTCTATATCAAGCGGGGTAATATTGGAGAAGTTTATGGGGTAGAGGTTTCATTGTTCCAGTACCTTACCTTCACCACTGAAAAGCCGGAAAAGACCGCTGTAGAATCCTATGTTGCCAGATTCGGATCGTACTCTGCCGGGCTTGAAGCTTTCGTTTCAGACCTGAGATCCAGTCGCCTTGGCCTTGCCGATTTCATCATGCAGGTAAATGCCGAATAA
- a CDS encoding DUF4134 family protein, whose amino-acid sequence MKIFKKFVNVISISIFVLFSISAAAQPGISEFYSASSEVHRWYFSLSDLVLVIGAISGMLGGLRVYANWQTGKHHIDAQVMGWFFSCIFLSVMGIFLHGLFGL is encoded by the coding sequence ATGAAGATTTTTAAAAAATTCGTGAATGTGATATCAATCTCAATCTTTGTGCTTTTCTCTATTTCTGCTGCTGCCCAGCCAGGTATCTCCGAATTCTATTCAGCCTCTTCCGAGGTTCATCGGTGGTATTTTTCGCTTTCCGATTTGGTACTGGTGATTGGCGCTATTTCCGGAATGCTCGGCGGACTGAGGGTGTACGCAAATTGGCAGACGGGGAAACATCACATTGATGCCCAAGTGATGGGCTGGTTCTTTTCCTGCATCTTTTTGTCCGTTATGGGCATTTTTCTTCATGGGCTCTTCGGTCTCTAA
- a CDS encoding helix-turn-helix domain-containing protein, with amino-acid sequence MTAIELITKEDLKNFKEELLQDIKEMIKPQDSVNKKWLKSSEVRKLLNISPGTLQNLRINGTLPFTRIGSIIFYKQEDITAILEGGLK; translated from the coding sequence ATGACAGCCATTGAACTTATTACCAAAGAAGATCTTAAAAACTTTAAAGAAGAACTGCTTCAAGATATTAAAGAAATGATAAAGCCCCAAGACTCAGTAAACAAAAAATGGTTAAAAAGCAGCGAGGTGAGAAAACTGCTGAATATCTCGCCCGGAACGCTGCAGAACCTCCGCATCAATGGAACACTTCCATTCACACGCATTGGTTCAATTATCTTTTATAAACAGGAAGACATTACTGCAATACTAGAAGGAGGGTTGAAATGA
- the ltrA gene encoding group II intron reverse transcriptase/maturase gives MNVIEKSCAPSDQVFHWNSIDWDRCESEVRKLQVRLVKAQKESRHNKVKALQWLLTHSFYAKALAVKRVTSNKGRNTAGVDNKLWSTPIAKSRAINDLKRRGYQPQPLKRVNIKKSNGKERPLGIPTMKDRAMQALYLLALAPVAETTADGPSYGFRKERCAQDALQFAHSLLSKSYSPEWVLEADIKGCFDHISHEWLLANVPMDKSILQKWLKCGFIFKNERFSTDEGTPQGGIISPTLANIALDGLQSLIASKFKIRKVNKVAIVPKVKLIRYADDFIITGKTKEQLETEVLPLIKEFLAERGLSLSHEKTKITHITDGFDFLGFNIREYDNGSVMTIPSKAGLLKLSEKIGGIIRANKTSRQDVLIRQLNPVITGWANYFKTSSASDTFRKVDFLMFHKLWSWALRRHPKKGRYWISERYFRRIKNRNWCFATDTPGHEGTSEVFSLKRAYDFKILRHIQIKQDANPFDQEWEPYFQKRKVFRMLETLDGKKTLLALWLKQNRKCDLCGRDINADDEWAINKRRFGEDIRITLVHKPCRRSHDQLKLRLT, from the coding sequence ATGAACGTAATTGAAAAATCGTGTGCGCCTTCTGACCAAGTTTTCCACTGGAACAGTATTGACTGGGACAGGTGTGAATCAGAGGTTAGAAAGCTACAAGTTAGACTTGTAAAGGCTCAGAAAGAGTCCAGGCATAACAAAGTGAAAGCTTTGCAATGGCTGCTGACTCATTCGTTTTATGCCAAAGCTTTGGCAGTAAAGCGGGTAACCTCTAACAAAGGTAGGAATACGGCGGGAGTGGACAACAAATTGTGGTCTACCCCAATTGCTAAATCTCGGGCGATCAACGACCTGAAAAGGAGAGGTTATCAACCTCAACCGTTAAAACGGGTTAATATTAAAAAGAGTAATGGTAAAGAACGTCCTCTGGGAATTCCGACTATGAAAGACAGGGCAATGCAGGCGTTGTATCTATTGGCCTTAGCGCCAGTCGCTGAAACAACAGCGGACGGACCATCATATGGTTTCCGTAAGGAACGTTGCGCTCAGGATGCATTGCAGTTTGCACATAGCCTGCTATCAAAGAGTTATTCTCCAGAGTGGGTACTTGAAGCCGATATCAAAGGATGCTTTGATCACATCAGCCATGAGTGGTTACTTGCTAATGTTCCAATGGACAAAAGCATTCTCCAAAAGTGGCTGAAATGTGGTTTCATCTTTAAGAATGAGCGCTTTTCCACTGACGAGGGTACTCCGCAAGGGGGTATCATCTCACCAACTCTGGCCAATATTGCACTGGATGGATTGCAGTCATTGATTGCAAGTAAGTTTAAAATCAGAAAAGTCAACAAGGTGGCAATTGTACCTAAGGTAAAATTGATCCGCTATGCTGATGATTTCATTATCACGGGTAAAACCAAAGAACAATTGGAAACAGAAGTGTTGCCGTTAATTAAGGAATTTCTTGCAGAAAGAGGTTTATCACTTTCGCACGAGAAAACCAAGATAACGCATATTACTGACGGATTCGACTTTTTAGGCTTCAATATTCGTGAGTATGATAATGGTTCTGTTATGACTATACCATCAAAGGCAGGTCTTTTGAAACTATCCGAAAAGATTGGAGGCATCATTCGTGCCAATAAAACCAGTCGCCAGGATGTTCTCATCAGACAATTAAACCCTGTAATAACTGGTTGGGCGAACTACTTTAAAACTAGTTCAGCCTCAGATACCTTTAGAAAAGTTGATTTCCTGATGTTTCACAAGCTATGGTCTTGGGCATTAAGGAGACATCCTAAAAAGGGAAGATACTGGATTTCAGAAAGGTATTTCCGCAGGATCAAGAATAGAAATTGGTGTTTTGCGACCGATACGCCTGGACACGAAGGAACAAGCGAAGTCTTTTCCCTTAAACGAGCGTACGACTTTAAAATACTTAGGCATATTCAGATCAAACAGGATGCAAACCCTTTTGACCAGGAATGGGAACCTTACTTTCAAAAGCGCAAAGTATTTAGAATGCTTGAAACTTTGGATGGTAAAAAGACCCTGTTAGCATTGTGGTTGAAGCAAAACCGTAAATGTGATTTATGTGGTAGGGATATAAATGCGGATGATGAATGGGCTATTAACAAACGCAGGTTTGGTGAAGACATTCGCATCACATTGGTACATAAACCCTGCCGCAGAAGCCACGACCAACTAAAGTTGAGGTTAACATGA
- a CDS encoding DUF4099 domain-containing protein produces the protein MEKMIIMEALPVAELSRLGLYEDGKHLLSPEDITALLAGRRTSLVNLKNLIGEAFTIESLDVKLSLHRSERWGVEIMLHPIYKEITLAKGMAEEELWPILTGEQTNLVKIVHSAETGVDQTLVFEYDGETKEFISYDPLKVIVPFQVNGEKLDEKQRQDFAHGKIVELSDGTKFQYMSSLPKGIVSSRSALIVAMSDDGKSPSFLLEDLTPLKVSSAQEKPFSPAFESAFLEMRKSEGVQSEESLQIELDDLKNDYHSPLGLGSSR, from the coding sequence ATGGAAAAAATGATTATCATGGAAGCTTTGCCGGTTGCAGAGCTTTCCAGACTTGGACTGTATGAAGACGGCAAACATTTGCTATCCCCAGAGGATATCACAGCCCTTCTGGCAGGGAGACGTACCTCCCTTGTCAACCTCAAAAACCTGATCGGTGAGGCTTTCACTATTGAAAGCCTTGACGTGAAACTTTCCCTTCATCGTAGCGAGCGTTGGGGAGTTGAGATCATGCTCCATCCTATCTACAAAGAAATTACATTGGCCAAGGGAATGGCCGAAGAAGAACTTTGGCCGATATTGACGGGTGAACAAACTAATCTGGTTAAGATTGTTCATAGCGCTGAAACAGGGGTCGATCAAACTCTTGTATTTGAATATGACGGCGAAACAAAGGAATTTATTTCCTACGACCCTTTAAAGGTAATAGTCCCTTTTCAGGTAAACGGCGAAAAGCTTGATGAAAAGCAGCGTCAGGATTTTGCACACGGAAAAATTGTTGAGCTCAGTGATGGAACTAAATTCCAGTATATGTCCTCTCTTCCCAAAGGGATTGTATCCAGCCGCTCAGCGTTGATCGTGGCAATGTCTGATGATGGAAAGTCTCCAAGTTTTCTCCTAGAGGACCTTACGCCACTGAAAGTGTCAAGTGCTCAAGAGAAGCCTTTCTCGCCGGCGTTTGAATCTGCGTTTTTGGAAATGAGAAAGTCTGAAGGTGTACAATCTGAGGAAAGCTTGCAGATTGAGCTTGATGATCTCAAAAATGATTACCACAGCCCGCTGGGCCTCGGGTCATCGAGGTAA
- a CDS encoding TraG family conjugative transposon ATPase yields MGKSEFKLPYAGIEETCGLNILYGEAGDFSVVLSIENPVLIYSADPAAYQGFHLLLLNVIKILGEGYIVQKQDVFAKRKFIGKDKTEPLQQKYDEHFLGREYIEHSTCLVITRQVKRNAMYVYDKKALMDFISNIAKITELLKGASLSPALFDRSSLERYVSRIMAMNFSSEHFSLNNFRPGDNEIGIGANSVRCMSLVNIDSIDMPESIGPFLLANDWKGLEEFPLDNLSFLSSVPAVETLIYNQLLEIPPQGAMLNKLRLKRKRHSGVPDPANRMCVEDIDKLLVDVARENQLLTHVHYSIIVCSQAANIDASCNYIEANLFKQGIIPSKNAYNQMELFRCALPGNGAELKKYDWFLTTADAALCLFYKERLMRDEPSKFLMRFTDRRGIPVGIDLADLPMDNGRITNRSKFVLGSSGTGKSFFMNSLLEQYMLYNYDVVIVDVGHSYSGLCSYFNGKYYTYTEQNPITMNPFMISEKEYNREKKDFLKTLIGLLLKGADGNVSQIEDTVFSNVISAYYADFFSGNQNAGLSLSFDSFYHYSIEKIARIKEDEKVSFDLDEYRYVLRKFCIGGEYGRLLNESTTASNFSERFIVYEIDSIKENKVLFPIVTLVIMDLVLQKMRHRTGQRKALILEEAWVRREVA; encoded by the coding sequence ATGGGAAAATCGGAATTTAAGTTGCCCTATGCCGGGATTGAGGAAACCTGCGGGCTTAACATTCTTTATGGCGAGGCTGGGGACTTTTCAGTTGTTCTTTCCATTGAGAACCCCGTGCTGATCTATTCTGCCGACCCGGCCGCCTATCAAGGCTTTCATCTTTTGCTGCTGAACGTAATCAAGATCCTGGGTGAGGGTTACATCGTTCAAAAGCAGGATGTTTTTGCGAAAAGGAAATTTATCGGTAAGGATAAAACCGAGCCCTTGCAGCAGAAGTACGATGAGCACTTTTTAGGAAGGGAATATATCGAGCATAGCACTTGCCTTGTTATAACGCGTCAGGTTAAGCGAAACGCAATGTACGTCTATGACAAAAAGGCCTTGATGGATTTTATCTCCAACATTGCCAAAATTACTGAACTCCTTAAAGGTGCATCATTATCACCTGCTTTATTTGACCGGTCTTCCCTGGAGCGCTACGTATCGCGTATTATGGCTATGAATTTCTCCTCGGAGCATTTTTCGCTGAATAATTTCAGGCCGGGTGATAATGAAATTGGTATAGGTGCAAATTCGGTAAGGTGCATGAGTCTGGTCAATATCGACTCCATCGACATGCCGGAATCCATCGGTCCGTTTTTATTGGCAAATGATTGGAAGGGGCTTGAAGAGTTCCCCTTGGATAATCTTTCCTTTCTATCTTCTGTCCCTGCGGTAGAGACCCTTATTTATAACCAACTGTTAGAAATTCCTCCCCAAGGGGCTATGCTGAATAAACTCAGGCTCAAGCGCAAAAGGCATTCAGGCGTTCCGGACCCTGCGAACAGGATGTGCGTGGAGGACATTGACAAACTCCTTGTTGATGTCGCAAGGGAAAACCAGCTCCTGACCCATGTTCATTATTCAATAATTGTCTGTTCGCAGGCAGCAAATATTGACGCCAGCTGCAACTATATCGAAGCCAATCTTTTTAAACAGGGGATCATCCCATCGAAAAATGCATACAACCAAATGGAGCTCTTCAGGTGCGCACTGCCGGGGAATGGAGCCGAGCTTAAAAAGTACGATTGGTTTTTAACAACGGCAGATGCTGCACTTTGCCTGTTCTATAAGGAAAGGCTGATGAGGGATGAACCCTCGAAATTTTTGATGCGGTTCACTGACCGCAGGGGAATCCCCGTTGGTATTGATCTGGCCGACCTCCCGATGGATAACGGACGGATTACCAACCGCTCCAAGTTCGTTTTGGGCAGTTCGGGAACAGGGAAATCCTTTTTTATGAATTCCCTGCTGGAACAGTATATGCTTTATAATTACGATGTGGTAATCGTAGACGTCGGGCATTCCTATTCCGGGCTTTGCAGCTATTTCAATGGCAAATATTATACATACACCGAGCAGAACCCGATTACCATGAATCCATTCATGATCTCGGAAAAAGAATACAACCGTGAAAAAAAGGATTTCTTGAAGACCCTCATTGGACTGCTTTTGAAGGGGGCTGATGGCAACGTCTCGCAGATCGAGGATACCGTTTTTTCAAATGTGATCTCAGCCTACTATGCCGACTTTTTTTCAGGAAACCAGAATGCAGGGCTGTCTTTAAGTTTTGACTCTTTTTATCATTATTCCATAGAAAAGATTGCCCGGATCAAGGAAGATGAAAAGGTTTCCTTTGATCTGGATGAGTACAGGTACGTGCTCCGTAAGTTCTGTATTGGGGGAGAATATGGTAGACTGCTTAATGAAAGCACCACTGCGTCCAATTTCTCCGAACGTTTTATTGTCTACGAAATTGATTCAATTAAGGAGAACAAGGTACTTTTTCCAATCGTAACCCTGGTGATAATGGATCTGGTTCTGCAGAAAATGAGGCACCGGACAGGGCAAAGAAAAGCGCTCATTTTAGAGGAGGCGTGGGTGCGACGAGAAGTTGCATAA
- a CDS encoding tetratricopeptide repeat protein codes for MTLDMLLNQGFAALQQDDYNISYNFFYKAYELDNANPTVFLGMGMNLVGLGDVEKGVSYLVHATELAPHYEQAYFFLGRILIHDYPERAVGYFRQSFQLRPKNNQSAYFLVEIGYYSKDEKLLREYLDEAIKLVDLEGYMCVNLAKYLGEFAREESDEWHIRNSENFPNIYQAQFNRAIMHYERGEYDLAYNYAKNSLKVTEEFAEPFNMIICSLRRLHRYNAALQYCERGLILFPESFDLLKLQAYLNYRVDKYDMAEKLLNALFNQRGADSDMYFYYGKLLEDTGRYEKAIDCFQSGLKLEPDNLEMKFCIGTVYSKMGEVENAEVIFEEIKVKHPRKTGVYYELFFHYYRQGKLALAIKQLEISLEIKPNQPLILTRLLLMYERTGSGKDVNGLYKKGIEDFPYEESLRANYLNHLRGIGLSLIEVLVEGEKAIASIPESELLHSEIGYIYLELKNFDNAEYWFKQGLTHSPMGENCLVGLGIVHDGRLEPEKAVQLYHKALSHHPQSYTALCAYALNRLSYEKEEDAYEMVIRAIKIIPDSSEGYRILSYINLDVNPEKDKHFLSYSYLLGQENASFKKFRLEYSIAREWNLHVFNLCKGSASDLDNMIQFHAAIDRAIEKVKPFTRLFSFWRNGHKINEGLKAEAVSAFYIGDPIHALNIFAHRIGEDYYQRDTMSCYYYALMVQNIGLDVSEQVQYVVSLAKKAKLISPKDSYYYALTIFLSGEIEQAIEILESIKQDFRPAYYQLVILYKVLANKGKQDVGAISTEIKDKLTQKVTALVFELSALEETEPMFAYGIEKIKPDLDPDNFLNDIQPLLYFLEAEEILGMIFKKQKSLDHAFENVLVLDSFELKANQYNSKEELSHIWEKMVGTDVNEKIKNNLINMLMVNSDVEFELARMINRGCTSELALVRNNYQVNEPFEFKLHLQVIFKLYQNEKLKIQQAFNLMNYLQYCLQSIPYKKMSETVNLLIDTCVELLMDAMNVPNLYWLEKLEKLRTILKEEKTKKAPPLMAYKQFIAINDSGEGTERSKSIFGL; via the coding sequence ATGACACTCGACATGCTCTTGAATCAGGGTTTTGCTGCGCTCCAGCAAGATGATTACAATATTAGCTACAATTTTTTCTACAAAGCTTATGAGCTGGATAACGCCAATCCGACTGTTTTCTTGGGAATGGGTATGAATCTTGTGGGTCTGGGTGATGTCGAAAAGGGTGTTAGCTATCTTGTACATGCTACGGAACTTGCTCCTCATTATGAACAAGCTTATTTTTTTCTCGGGAGGATATTGATTCATGATTATCCGGAAAGGGCGGTAGGGTATTTTAGGCAGTCCTTTCAGCTTAGACCTAAAAATAATCAATCGGCTTATTTCTTGGTTGAAATCGGATACTATTCGAAAGATGAAAAACTTCTAAGGGAATATTTGGATGAAGCAATTAAACTGGTTGATCTTGAGGGTTATATGTGCGTTAATTTAGCTAAATATCTGGGCGAATTTGCAAGAGAAGAGTCTGATGAGTGGCACATTAGAAATTCGGAAAATTTCCCTAATATTTATCAAGCTCAATTCAATAGGGCAATAATGCATTATGAGCGTGGAGAATACGATTTAGCCTACAATTATGCAAAAAACTCGTTAAAAGTTACTGAAGAATTTGCTGAGCCGTTTAATATGATTATTTGTTCTCTCCGCAGATTACATAGATATAATGCTGCTTTGCAATACTGTGAGCGAGGATTAATTTTGTTTCCCGAGAGTTTCGATTTACTTAAGCTTCAGGCATATTTGAATTACCGCGTTGATAAATATGATATGGCTGAAAAGCTTCTTAACGCTCTTTTTAACCAAAGAGGAGCTGACTCAGATATGTATTTTTATTATGGTAAGCTTTTAGAAGATACTGGGCGATACGAAAAAGCAATCGATTGTTTTCAGAGTGGATTGAAACTGGAACCTGATAACCTTGAAATGAAGTTTTGCATCGGTACAGTATACTCTAAAATGGGGGAGGTCGAAAATGCAGAAGTGATCTTCGAGGAAATTAAAGTAAAACATCCCAGAAAGACCGGAGTTTATTATGAACTTTTCTTTCATTACTACAGGCAGGGTAAGCTTGCCTTGGCGATAAAGCAATTGGAGATTTCTTTAGAGATTAAGCCTAATCAACCTTTAATACTTACAAGATTGTTGTTAATGTATGAGAGAACAGGTTCTGGCAAGGATGTCAATGGCCTTTATAAAAAAGGTATTGAAGATTTCCCTTATGAAGAATCTTTAAGAGCTAATTACCTAAATCATTTAAGAGGAATTGGTTTATCTCTAATCGAGGTATTGGTTGAGGGAGAAAAGGCGATCGCCAGTATTCCGGAAAGTGAGCTTCTGCATAGTGAAATAGGATATATTTATCTGGAACTTAAAAACTTTGACAATGCTGAGTACTGGTTCAAGCAGGGACTGACCCATAGCCCAATGGGCGAAAATTGTTTAGTTGGTCTTGGAATTGTTCATGACGGACGTCTTGAACCGGAAAAAGCGGTACAACTATATCATAAGGCGCTTAGCCATCATCCGCAGAGCTATACTGCATTATGCGCTTATGCCTTGAATAGACTCAGTTATGAAAAAGAAGAAGATGCATATGAGATGGTGATAAGGGCTATAAAAATTATCCCTGATTCCTCAGAAGGGTATCGGATACTAAGTTACATCAATTTAGATGTAAATCCTGAGAAGGATAAACACTTTTTGAGTTATTCTTATTTATTAGGGCAAGAAAATGCTTCGTTTAAAAAATTTAGATTAGAATATTCGATTGCTAGAGAGTGGAATCTACATGTTTTTAATCTATGCAAAGGGTCTGCATCAGATTTGGACAATATGATTCAATTTCATGCGGCAATTGATAGGGCTATTGAAAAAGTAAAGCCGTTTACCAGACTTTTTAGTTTCTGGCGAAATGGTCATAAAATTAATGAGGGATTAAAAGCTGAGGCAGTTTCTGCATTTTACATTGGAGACCCTATCCATGCGTTAAATATTTTTGCTCATCGGATAGGTGAGGATTATTATCAACGGGATACTATGTCGTGCTATTATTATGCTCTTATGGTTCAGAATATTGGTTTAGACGTCAGTGAGCAGGTGCAGTATGTAGTTTCTTTGGCGAAGAAAGCAAAATTGATATCCCCTAAAGACAGTTACTATTATGCGCTCACAATTTTTTTAAGCGGCGAGATTGAGCAGGCGATTGAAATTCTTGAATCGATTAAGCAGGACTTCAGACCTGCATATTATCAGCTCGTTATTCTATATAAGGTGTTGGCAAATAAAGGGAAACAAGATGTTGGGGCAATTTCCACTGAAATAAAGGATAAGTTAACGCAAAAAGTTACCGCCTTGGTTTTTGAACTTTCAGCGCTGGAGGAAACCGAGCCTATGTTTGCTTACGGCATAGAGAAAATCAAACCAGATTTAGATCCAGACAATTTCCTTAACGATATACAACCTCTCCTTTATTTTTTGGAAGCTGAAGAAATATTGGGAATGATCTTTAAAAAACAGAAATCCCTAGACCATGCTTTTGAAAACGTGCTTGTCTTGGATTCATTTGAGCTGAAAGCTAATCAATATAACAGTAAAGAAGAATTGTCTCATATATGGGAGAAAATGGTTGGAACAGATGTGAACGAGAAAATCAAAAATAATCTTATTAATATGCTCATGGTTAATTCTGATGTTGAGTTTGAACTCGCTAGAATGATCAATAGAGGGTGTACTTCAGAACTCGCGCTGGTCAGAAATAATTATCAGGTGAATGAGCCGTTCGAATTTAAACTGCACTTGCAGGTAATATTTAAACTTTATCAAAATGAAAAGCTTAAGATTCAACAAGCTTTCAATCTTATGAATTATCTTCAGTATTGTCTTCAAAGTATTCCGTATAAAAAGATGAGTGAAACAGTTAATTTACTTATTGATACCTGTGTCGAGCTTTTGATGGATGCTATGAATGTTCCGAATTTATACTGGTTAGAAAAACTGGAAAAGTTGCGTACGATTTTGAAAGAAGAGAAAACAAAAAAGGCACCCCCGCTCATGGCTTACAAACAGTTTATTGCAATTAACGATTCTGGCGAAGGGACTGAAAGATCAAAATCTATTTTTGGTCTATAG
- a CDS encoding zincin-like metallopeptidase domain-containing protein produces MKKSHLILFLCFLAINCIGQKKITDKHITYQQERMVFKQWDAGKFTPKSGFLGLNPEYWITWALHPNYPKTDRDTSGKVLHDELGKPITEKIQLSHAIVRNAYVFNAAQIEGMPKLELKKPGGLWEPIERAEKLITSSGAIINHINSGNAFYDLRKDAITLPYKEWFSGADKYYATLLHELGHWTGQQDRLNRDMGKGFGSESYAREELKAEIASMLLGQELGIGHDPGQHYAYVESWISILENNPFEIFSASMDAERIFGYVTGLEKGKELSTDEHSLGALKAAPSKTVNYLTTGDKIQYNGSIYEVLGHLKQGRLKMLENLNGNAFTLSREDKLYSALSFLKTQMGKEESQNYEHFITDRSDDHSAEINR; encoded by the coding sequence ATGAAAAAATCACATTTGATACTGTTTTTATGCTTTCTGGCAATAAACTGTATTGGTCAGAAAAAAATAACTGACAAACACATAACCTATCAGCAGGAACGAATGGTCTTTAAGCAATGGGACGCGGGTAAGTTTACGCCTAAATCCGGATTTTTGGGCCTTAACCCAGAATACTGGATAACGTGGGCGCTCCATCCGAATTATCCAAAGACCGATCGCGATACCTCAGGTAAGGTGTTACATGATGAACTGGGAAAACCAATTACGGAAAAGATCCAGCTTTCCCATGCCATCGTGCGCAATGCCTATGTTTTCAATGCGGCGCAGATCGAGGGAATGCCAAAGCTTGAGCTGAAAAAACCTGGCGGGCTATGGGAGCCGATTGAGCGTGCCGAAAAGCTGATTACCTCCTCCGGGGCGATTATCAATCACATAAATTCAGGGAATGCATTTTATGATCTCCGGAAGGATGCCATTACTCTTCCTTATAAGGAGTGGTTTTCCGGGGCGGATAAATACTATGCCACCCTCTTACATGAGCTTGGCCATTGGACAGGTCAACAGGATAGGTTAAACCGCGACATGGGTAAAGGCTTTGGTAGTGAAAGTTACGCCAGAGAAGAACTTAAGGCCGAGATTGCCTCAATGCTCCTGGGGCAGGAACTGGGCATAGGGCATGATCCGGGGCAGCATTATGCTTATGTAGAAAGCTGGATATCAATTCTTGAAAACAACCCATTTGAGATATTTTCTGCCTCTATGGATGCCGAGCGGATTTTTGGTTACGTAACTGGCCTGGAGAAAGGAAAAGAGCTTTCGACAGATGAGCATTCACTGGGCGCATTGAAGGCCGCGCCCTCAAAAACAGTGAATTATTTGACTACGGGTGATAAAATCCAATATAATGGCTCAATTTATGAAGTGCTTGGACACTTAAAACAGGGACGCCTGAAAATGCTTGAAAACCTGAACGGCAATGCATTCACCCTTTCTAGGGAAGACAAGCTTTACAGTGCCCTTTCCTTTTTAAAAACTCAGATGGGCAAGGAAGAATCCCAAAACTATGAGCACTTCATAACGGATAGGTCAGATGACCACTCTGCCGAAATAAATAGATAA
- a CDS encoding DUF4134 domain-containing protein encodes MTIKSKKLLLVAMLLGTVQASFSQTGGGTTGINAATSSLTAYVDPVSTLTLAIGAVVGIIGGVRVYIKWNSGDQDINKEIMGWGGSCLFLVLVSVVIKAFFGV; translated from the coding sequence ATGACAATAAAAAGCAAAAAACTTTTACTGGTGGCTATGCTATTGGGCACAGTGCAAGCCAGTTTCTCACAGACCGGTGGCGGTACGACAGGCATCAATGCGGCAACTTCTTCGCTTACCGCTTATGTGGACCCGGTCTCTACGCTTACTCTAGCCATTGGTGCCGTGGTAGGCATTATCGGCGGCGTCCGCGTTTATATCAAATGGAATTCCGGTGATCAGGATATCAATAAGGAAATTATGGGCTGGGGCGGATCCTGCCTATTTCTGGTGCTGGTATCCGTTGTCATCAAGGCGTTCTTTGGCGTATAA
- a CDS encoding DUF4133 domain-containing protein → MRTYPVYKGLQKPLVYRGFKGKFIAYGICTLGLGLVLGGLSGALVNMYFGGIVTIFSITGGLLYTSSKQKSGLHDKKRSEKIHIHPVYLSRGYGKIGI, encoded by the coding sequence ATGCGCACATATCCAGTTTACAAGGGGCTGCAAAAGCCCCTTGTTTATCGCGGCTTTAAGGGCAAGTTTATCGCATACGGGATTTGCACACTTGGTCTGGGATTGGTTCTAGGAGGATTGAGCGGGGCCCTCGTTAATATGTACTTCGGGGGAATTGTAACCATTTTCTCTATCACCGGTGGCTTACTCTATACTTCCTCCAAACAGAAATCCGGTCTGCACGATAAGAAAAGATCCGAAAAAATACACATCCACCCAGTTTATTTAAGCAGAGGCTATGGGAAAATCGGAATTTAA